The window TTAGTTAAGGGATTTGCTTTTAGTTGACGGCAGGTTTCAAAGCCGTTAATTTCTGGCATCATTATATCTAATAAAATTAGGTCGGGTAGGGCATATTTGACTCTTTCTAATGCGACTTTGCCTGATTGTGCTACCCAAACTTCAAACCCAGCTTGATCTAAGGTATCGGATAGTACTCCTAAGTTGGCAAGGTTATCATCAACAATAAGAACAGTAGGATTTTTCATGGTTCTCTAATCTCCTGATGTTTTTTACTTGAATGATTGAACTAAAACTACAATTTCTTTGTCTTGAAATCCGTTCGCTAGTTGATTTAATTTTTTAGCGAAAGCTTGGTATTTTTGATCTGTTTGCTCCAGCAATTTTGCTTGTTTAATAATCCCTTTAAAATTACCTTTCATTGCTAATTCATAGATAATTTCTAGTTGTTCTGCTGGTGGAGGAAATAATTTGGGGTTTTCCAGATTATGTTCTGGTGAAGCAGCTTTTTCTTCGTAAATCCATTCGATTTGCAAATATTTTTGGAGTTTTTCCAGTAATTCTTTTGCCATCACTGGTTTAGGCATAAAATCGTTACCTCCTGCTTCTATGCTTCGATATTGATCTGATTCAAAGACGCTGGCAGAGGAAACGATAATAATTAAGTTTTTGTAGGTTTCGGATTGGCGGATACGTTTAATTAGTTCAAAGCCGTCTCCTTTAGGCATTAGTAGGTCGGTAATAATTAAATTCGGTTTATGTTCGTGAATTTTTTGCCATCCTTCTTGTCCGCTTGTGGCTTCAAAGACTATGAAACCGATCGGACCAAGTAGATTACTAATTACCGATCGATTTTCCCACTTATCATCAACGACTAAAATTTTCGGTTGACTATCTTTAATTCCAATAATTTGTCCTTTATCATCAGTTTGAGAAGTTTTGATCCATTCGGTTGCTTCAGGAAAACTAACATCAAACCAGAAAATACTGCCCACATTCATTTCGCTTTGGACTTGAATTTTACTCCCCATTAATTCGACAATTTCTTGGCTAATTGCTAATCCTAATCCTGTGCCTTCTCCCTGCCTTTTACTATCAGTTACTTGTTCAAACGGCAGAAAAATTGTTTGCAGTTTTTCTGCGGCAATGCCAATCCCTGTATCTTGGACTTGAAAGCGAATTTTTCCGGGTGTAGCGAAACTAACTGTAAAGTTTACAATACCTTTATCTGTAAATTTGATTGCATTTGTTAGTAGGTTAATTAGTACTTGCCGCAAGCGTTTTTCATCAGCGTGAATAGCGATCGGTAATTCACTAGTAGATTGATAATGAAATTGAATTCCTTTCAGTTCGGCACGAATGCGACACATTTCCGCTACTCCTTGGAGAAATGCGGGAAAATGGAAATCTGAAGGAATTAATTCTACTTTTCCGGCTTCAATTTTCGATAAGTCTAAAATGTCATTAATTAAGGTTAATAAATGAGAGCCACATTGGTAAATTACATCAATGCGCGATCGATCTTCTTCCGTTAAAGTTCTACCCCGCAACAAAATTTGAGCATAACCAATAATCCCATTCAGAGGAGTCCGTAATTCATGACTCATATTAGCGAGAAACTCACTTTTTGCCCGATTTGCGGTTTCTGCTGCTTCTTTGGCTTTAGTGATGGCGATTTCCCATTCCTTGCGTTCTGTAATGTCAGCGCATATACCAATCCATTCCGAGATGTTGCCATCAGCATCTAAAATCGGCACTCCTCTAACAGTCATGTGGCGATACTCACCATCATGACGGCGCAAGCGATACTCAACTTCGTAAAGCGTGCGGTTAGCAATTGCGGCTAACCAAATTTTAGTAGTATGGAGATGATCCTCTGGATGAATAGCGTTAAGCCAACCCCAGCCTATGCGCTCTTCGTTAGTTTGTCCGGTGAATTTGCTCCAATTAGTTAGCTCAAGCATTTGTTCGCCTTGAGCATTAGCATTCCAAATGATATCGGTGGTGGCTTCAATTAGCGATCGAAATCTCTCTTCATTTTGTTGCAAGGCTGCTTCGGCTTGCCGACGTTCTGTAATATCAGTATGCACACCAATCCATTCTCGAATCTCACCATTTTCAGCCAAAATTGGCACTGCTCTCACACTCATGTAACAATACTCGCCATCATAACGACGCAAGCGATGCTCAACTTGGTAAAGTGTTTGATTCGCAACTGCGGTAGCCCAACATTTTGCCGTATGCTCTCGATCGTCTGGATGAACGGCATCAAGCCAACCCCATTTTTTGTAGTCGCTAAAAGTTTGTCCTGTAAAGTTACTCCAACCAAATTGACAGGGATTTAATTCGCCTTCAGCATTGGTGTTCCAAATAATTTGTGCGGTAGTTTCTATTAGCGATCGAAATCTCTGTTCGCTTTGTTGCAACGCAATTTCGGCTTGTTTACGTTCGCTAATATCTCGCACTACTGAAAGCGCATAAAGCTTACCATCTTGCCAATAGGGAACGGCAATAACTTCAACATCAATAAGAGTACCGTCTTTATGTAAATTAATAGCTTGACAGGAAAATTGCTTACCTGATTTTACAGTTCTGATAAAGTCTTTAAACAAGCGATAACAATCGGAATGAACGTAACTTCCTGGTGCTAATTGCATAAATTCTTCCACAGAATAACCGTGCATTTTAGCTTGTGCAGGATTAACAGCAACTATGTTTCCAGTTTCTAATTCATAAATCGTAATTCCATCATTAACTGCCTCAAAAATACTCCGATATTGTGCTTCTTTTTGCCTTAATGCTGCTTCAGTTTGCTGTCGTTCAGTAATATCCGTATTTGCCCCGATCCATTCCCGAATAGTTCGATCTGGATTCAAAATTGGGATAGCACGACAATTCATGTAACGATATTCGCCATCATGACGACGCTGGCGAAATTCAACTTCATAAAACGATCGATCGCGCACCGCTTGTGCCCACTTACTAGCTAGAAATTGGCGATCGTCAGGATGAACTGCATTCAGC is drawn from Phormidium ambiguum IAM M-71 and contains these coding sequences:
- a CDS encoding PAS domain S-box protein, whose translation is MSKKLPSRNLPVSSLKAIDHETLERLVAERTTALQEELSQKSSELQRYKERFEAFFAATSQLVWVADEAGNVYDTSSWKFFTGRTDEEAKGLGWLDAIHPDDRQRVAQHWKEAAAAQSLYHAEYRLLTKDGTYRYFVTQGVPVLNEDGSIREWVGTATDVNDRKIAEIALQQSEQRFRSLIEATAQVIWNANAEGELINEQSSWSKFTGQSLAEYQGEGWLNAVHPDDRQFLASKWAQAVRDRSFYEVEFRQRRHDGEYRYMNCRAIPILNPDRTIREWIGANTDITERQQTEAALRQKEAQYRSIFEAVNDGITIYELETGNIVAVNPAQAKMHGYSVEEFMQLAPGSYVHSDCYRLFKDFIRTVKSGKQFSCQAINLHKDGTLIDVEVIAVPYWQDGKLYALSVVRDISERKQAEIALQQSEQRFRSLIETTAQIIWNTNAEGELNPCQFGWSNFTGQTFSDYKKWGWLDAVHPDDREHTAKCWATAVANQTLYQVEHRLRRYDGEYCYMSVRAVPILAENGEIREWIGVHTDITERRQAEAALQQNEERFRSLIEATTDIIWNANAQGEQMLELTNWSKFTGQTNEERIGWGWLNAIHPEDHLHTTKIWLAAIANRTLYEVEYRLRRHDGEYRHMTVRGVPILDADGNISEWIGICADITERKEWEIAITKAKEAAETANRAKSEFLANMSHELRTPLNGIIGYAQILLRGRTLTEEDRSRIDVIYQCGSHLLTLINDILDLSKIEAGKVELIPSDFHFPAFLQGVAEMCRIRAELKGIQFHYQSTSELPIAIHADEKRLRQVLINLLTNAIKFTDKGIVNFTVSFATPGKIRFQVQDTGIGIAAEKLQTIFLPFEQVTDSKRQGEGTGLGLAISQEIVELMGSKIQVQSEMNVGSIFWFDVSFPEATEWIKTSQTDDKGQIIGIKDSQPKILVVDDKWENRSVISNLLGPIGFIVFEATSGQEGWQKIHEHKPNLIITDLLMPKGDGFELIKRIRQSETYKNLIIIVSSASVFESDQYRSIEAGGNDFMPKPVMAKELLEKLQKYLQIEWIYEEKAASPEHNLENPKLFPPPAEQLEIIYELAMKGNFKGIIKQAKLLEQTDQKYQAFAKKLNQLANGFQDKEIVVLVQSFK